The genomic window CCCGCTGGTGTGCTGCTTGCTTAGGCATTGGCGATTCGGTCTGGGTCAAACTGCAGGCGTGCCAGCGAGGCATACAGGCCATCGGGCTGCCGGATCAGAGTATCGTGTGTGCCCTGCTCCACAATCTGGCCTTTCTGTAGTACCAGTATGGCATCTGCACGGCGGATGGTGCTTAGCCGGTGTGCTACGATAAAGGTGGTGCGCCCCTGCATCAGCCTTCCGATCGCCTCTTGCACCAGCCGTTCGCTCTCGCTGTCCAGCGCACTGGTGGCCTCGTCCAGGATGAGGATGCGCGGATCTCTGAGTACCGCGCGTGCAATGGCAATGCGCTGCCGCTGGCCACCACTGAGCTTCAGGCCCCGCTCGCCCACCAGGGTATCATACCCGTTGGGGAAACCGCAGATAAAGTCGTGCGCATTGGCCTGCCTGGCAGCAGCCTCTATCTCGGCCTGGCTGGCATCCAGCTTCCCGTAGGCAATATTCTCTCGAATGCTGCCCCCAAAGAGGAAAACGTCCTGAGGTACCAGGGCCATCTGCCGCCGCAGGCTGTGGGGGCCATAGTACTCAGCAGGCTTATCGTCGAAGTAGAGCAGGCCGGCCTGTGGCTGGTAAAACTGCTGAAGTAGGGCCACCACCGTGCTTTTTCCGGCCCCGCTGGGCCCCACCAGGGCAATGGCCTGCCCCGCTTCGGCCCGGAAGCTCACCTGCCGCAATACAGGCACAGCCTCCGCGCCTGGGTAGGCAAAGTCTACCGCCTCAAAGCGTACGGCCCCATTCAGGCGGATCAGGGTCGCATCTGGCGCACCTTCGGGTAGCTCCGGCGCCTCGGCCAGGATGGTACGCACCCGCTCCGTAGCCCCTATGGCACGCTGGAGCTGGGTAAACTCCTGCCCAAAACTACCCATGCTGCCTGCCACAAAGAAGGTGTACATGATAAAGCTGACCAGCTCTCCTGCCGTCAGCTCCTGGCGGGCCACCATATCGG from Bacteroidota bacterium includes these protein-coding regions:
- a CDS encoding ATP-binding cassette domain-containing protein, whose product is MATRTDDAPKGKLNKQGLQDLLRFYRYFRPYRLHFSGALLLLLASGTLTMLFPAVIRDLLDHALAAAEQGDSSPVRQIAYLLGGGVLLLGPVSFLRVYLFYYVGEKAMAALRQDLYGHLIRLPMSFYGKSRVGELSSRIGSDISLIQDTFVGTLAELIRGILVFCLGLGFILYTSVELSLVMLGTIPLVVVAAAVFGRYIRRLSKDRQDHLAESNTVVEETLQGIQSVKSYANEAYERQRYGTAMHRLLAVALKSIRYRSGFVGFIIMALFGSVIGILIYGADMVARQELTAGELVSFIMYTFFVAGSMGSFGQEFTQLQRAIGATERVRTILAEAPELPEGAPDATLIRLNGAVRFEAVDFAYPGAEAVPVLRQVSFRAEAGQAIALVGPSGAGKSTVVALLQQFYQPQAGLLYFDDKPAEYYGPHSLRRQMALVPQDVFLFGGSIRENIAYGKLDASQAEIEAAARQANAHDFICGFPNGYDTLVGERGLKLSGGQRQRIAIARAVLRDPRILILDEATSALDSESERLVQEAIGRLMQGRTTFIVAHRLSTIRRADAILVLQKGQIVEQGTHDTLIRQPDGLYASLARLQFDPDRIANA